One Planktothrix sp. FACHB-1365 genomic window carries:
- a CDS encoding PAS domain S-box protein has protein sequence MKNLYRRAMARLYSEKQKIQPRQPLEIALQESQSHWKDLFHLSPIGMVEISLEGRFLEVNASFCKFVGYSQAELMTFQLNEITHPDDQQMSWQSFRQLINQEIPQFQLEKRYLHQDGNWVYAIVNGYLRLDAQGKPRSVMGQIQDITERKLAEEDIKQREEYLRLILNNIPQQVFWKDTNLVFRGCNKNWAEAAQLESQEYVIGKTDYDLFPDPKIGEFFRAQDRRVMASKQAEMHLIAPKQKPAADGRTLWLDISRIPMQDSQGNVIGILGVIEDITERKEIDEKLRLTQFSIEKSRDYFLFTDCKAQFFDVNEAACNTLGYSREELLQMKVKDIDAQAPDNAWPIPWEDLKQQGSFTFESVHRTQSGQDISVEITLSYLEYNKKEYGCAIVRDICDRKQAEIALQQAKEAAETANHAKSEFLARMSHELRTPMNAILGFTQLIERDLERNPKVLLANHKEHLDIISRSGEHLLNLINDVLEMSKIEAGRIVLNPAKFDLTCLLDSINDMLAFKAESKGLDFNVIANPSLPQYIETDESKLRQVLINLLGNSIKFTEKGSITLRVNPLNSQSSSNQVLISFEVEDTGPGISTEELALLFQPFVQTETGRKSQQGTGLGLPISKQFVQLMGGDITVTSEVGKGTIFQFYIQANLANFSEIRCQELTQQVIGLAPNQPNYRILVVDDNWTNRQLVIKVLNPLGFQLKEAENGQEAITLWESWQPHLIFMDMRMPVMNGYEATQWIKQRLQGQATVIIALTASALQQDQLVVLSAGCDDFIRKPFRVEVLFEKIAQHLGVNFIYEQDEIDLEPLAMSASPVELNHIAELTAEVLALLPKPLVQELYQGSLKLNSKLVTEAIQKIPVSQQSIGQLLTQLVNDFRYDVIIDLTEAIAEKN, from the coding sequence ATGAAAAATCTGTACAGACGCGCCATGGCACGTCTCTATTCAGAAAAACAAAAAATTCAACCTCGTCAGCCTCTTGAAATCGCACTTCAAGAAAGTCAATCTCATTGGAAAGATTTATTCCATTTATCTCCAATTGGAATGGTAGAAATTTCCTTAGAGGGGCGTTTTTTGGAGGTTAATGCTTCCTTCTGTAAGTTTGTGGGTTATTCTCAAGCGGAGTTAATGACATTTCAATTAAATGAAATTACTCACCCCGATGATCAACAGATGAGTTGGCAATCGTTTCGTCAATTAATTAATCAAGAAATTCCTCAATTTCAATTAGAAAAACGCTATCTTCATCAAGATGGAAATTGGGTTTATGCTATTGTTAATGGTTATTTACGCTTAGATGCTCAGGGAAAACCTCGGTCTGTGATGGGGCAAATTCAGGATATTACGGAACGAAAACTAGCTGAAGAAGATATTAAACAACGGGAAGAATATTTACGGTTAATTTTAAATAATATTCCCCAGCAGGTATTTTGGAAAGATACAAATTTAGTTTTTAGAGGCTGTAATAAAAATTGGGCGGAAGCAGCGCAGTTAGAAAGTCAAGAATATGTGATCGGAAAAACGGATTATGATTTATTTCCTGACCCCAAGATTGGGGAGTTTTTTCGCGCACAAGATCGGCGAGTGATGGCATCTAAACAAGCGGAAATGCACTTAATTGCACCGAAACAAAAACCAGCTGCTGATGGTCGCACGTTATGGTTAGATATTAGTCGGATTCCGATGCAGGATTCTCAGGGAAATGTAATCGGAATTTTAGGCGTGATTGAGGATATTACGGAACGAAAAGAAATTGATGAAAAGCTAAGATTAACGCAGTTTTCCATTGAGAAATCTAGGGATTATTTCTTATTTACCGATTGTAAGGCTCAATTTTTTGATGTGAATGAAGCGGCTTGTAACACCTTGGGATATTCCAGGGAAGAATTACTGCAAATGAAGGTTAAAGATATTGATGCTCAAGCACCGGATAACGCATGGCCGATTCCTTGGGAGGATTTAAAACAGCAAGGTTCTTTTACCTTTGAATCTGTACATCGAACCCAGTCGGGTCAGGATATTAGTGTAGAAATTACTTTGAGTTATTTAGAATATAATAAAAAAGAATATGGTTGTGCAATTGTTCGGGATATTTGCGATCGCAAACAAGCAGAAATTGCCTTACAACAAGCTAAAGAAGCCGCAGAAACAGCGAATCATGCTAAGAGTGAATTTTTAGCCCGGATGAGTCATGAATTACGAACTCCAATGAATGCAATTCTGGGATTTACACAACTTATAGAACGAGATTTAGAGCGCAATCCTAAAGTTTTGTTGGCGAATCATAAAGAGCATTTAGACATTATTAGTCGCAGTGGTGAACATCTTTTAAATTTAATTAATGATGTTTTAGAAATGTCTAAAATTGAAGCGGGACGCATTGTATTAAATCCAGCCAAGTTTGATTTAACTTGCCTTTTGGATTCTATTAATGATATGTTAGCCTTTAAAGCTGAATCGAAAGGCTTAGATTTTAATGTGATTGCCAATCCGAGTCTTCCCCAATATATTGAAACGGATGAAAGTAAACTTAGACAGGTCTTAATTAATCTGTTAGGAAATTCGATAAAATTTACGGAAAAAGGATCGATTACTTTAAGGGTAAACCCTCTAAACAGTCAATCATCTTCCAACCAAGTTTTAATCAGTTTTGAAGTTGAAGATACTGGCCCAGGAATTTCAACAGAAGAGTTAGCTTTATTATTTCAACCCTTTGTACAAACCGAAACAGGTCGAAAATCTCAACAGGGAACTGGACTGGGTTTACCGATTAGCAAACAGTTTGTGCAGTTAATGGGAGGAGATATAACTGTTACCAGTGAAGTCGGAAAAGGGACAATATTTCAATTTTATATTCAAGCAAATTTAGCCAATTTTTCGGAAATTCGCTGTCAAGAATTAACCCAGCAAGTGATAGGGTTAGCACCCAATCAACCCAATTATCGGATTTTAGTGGTTGATGATAATTGGACAAATCGACAGTTAGTGATTAAGGTTTTAAACCCTTTAGGATTTCAATTAAAAGAAGCCGAAAATGGTCAAGAAGCGATTACCCTTTGGGAAAGTTGGCAACCTCATTTAATTTTTATGGATATGCGAATGCCTGTGATGAATGGGTATGAAGCAACGCAATGGATTAAACAGCGTTTACAGGGTCAAGCAACGGTAATTATTGCGTTAACAGCAAGTGCGTTACAACAAGATCAATTAGTGGTTTTATCAGCAGGATGTGATGATTTTATTCGCAAACCTTTTCGCGTTGAAGTCTTGTTTGAAAAAATTGCTCAACATTTAGGGGTAAATTTTATTTATGAACAGGATGAAATAGATTTAGAACCCTTAGCAATGTCGGCTTCTCCCGTAGAATTAAACCATATTGCAGAATTAACAGCAGAAGTGTTAGCGTTGTTACCCAAACCCCTTGTTCAAGAGTTATATCAAGGTTCCCTGAAACTTAATTCTAAGTTAGTGACTGAAGCGATTCAAAAAATCCCCGTTTCTCAGCAATCGATTGGTCAATTATTAACACAGTTAGTCAATGATTTTCGATATGATGTTATTATCGATTTAACAGAAGCGATCGCTGAAAAAAATTAA
- a CDS encoding response regulator, whose protein sequence is MSDHQGDILIVDDTPDNLRLLSKTLGEQGYEVQCAINGKLALMAVKHEPPDLILLDIKMPEMDGYEVCQKLKSQEGTAGIPVIFLSALDDVFDKVKAFNVGGVDYITKPFQVEEVFARVENQLTIRRLQKQLQDKNLKLEQLNQELQRSNRELEEFAYVVSHDLQQPLQTITGFAELLLALKSEINLEQEADEYVAPILDEGIRMQELIKDLLEYSRVGTKKRDFKAIDCQDILRQSLAHLHSAIEDSRAIITSETLPMVIADRIQLGQLFQNLIGNGIKYQRPNVQPKIVISVEEKPEEWLFKVEDNGIGIKPENFDRVFQVFQRLHTNQEYPGTGVGLAICKKIIDRHRGKIWIESHWGIGTTFYFTIPKVDQG, encoded by the coding sequence ATGTCAGATCATCAAGGTGATATTTTAATTGTTGATGATACGCCTGATAACTTGAGGTTATTGTCAAAAACATTAGGTGAACAGGGCTATGAAGTTCAATGTGCTATTAATGGAAAGTTAGCATTAATGGCAGTGAAGCATGAGCCACCCGATTTAATTTTATTAGATATTAAAATGCCCGAAATGGATGGGTATGAAGTTTGTCAGAAGTTAAAAAGTCAGGAAGGGACGGCTGGGATTCCGGTGATTTTTTTAAGTGCTTTAGACGATGTTTTTGATAAGGTTAAAGCTTTTAATGTTGGGGGTGTTGATTATATTACAAAACCCTTTCAGGTTGAAGAAGTTTTTGCCCGAGTTGAAAATCAATTAACGATTCGTCGTTTACAAAAGCAATTACAAGATAAAAATTTAAAATTAGAACAATTAAATCAAGAATTACAGCGTTCTAACCGGGAATTAGAAGAATTTGCCTATGTTGTTTCTCACGATTTACAACAACCTCTACAAACAATAACTGGGTTTGCAGAACTGTTATTAGCGTTAAAATCTGAAATTAATTTAGAACAAGAAGCGGATGAGTATGTTGCCCCGATTTTAGATGAGGGGATTAGAATGCAAGAACTGATCAAGGATTTGCTAGAATATAGTCGAGTCGGAACGAAAAAACGGGACTTTAAAGCTATTGATTGTCAGGATATTTTAAGGCAATCTTTAGCTCATCTGCATAGTGCGATTGAGGATAGTCGTGCTATTATTACTTCTGAGACGCTACCTATGGTAATAGCTGATCGGATTCAACTCGGCCAATTATTTCAAAATTTAATTGGCAATGGGATTAAATATCAACGCCCTAATGTTCAGCCTAAAATTGTAATTTCAGTGGAAGAAAAGCCCGAAGAATGGCTCTTTAAGGTTGAAGATAATGGCATCGGGATTAAACCTGAAAATTTTGATCGTGTTTTTCAAGTCTTTCAGCGTCTTCATACGAATCAAGAATATCCGGGGACTGGGGTAGGGTTAGCAATTTGTAAAAAAATTATTGACCGCCATCGGGGAAAAATTTGGATAGAATCACACTGGGGAATTGGCACTACATTTTATTTTACCATACCAAAAGTAGATCAGGGGTAA
- the nuoK gene encoding NADH-quinone oxidoreductase subunit NuoK encodes MQLQLEYFLLLAAALFCIGIYGLITSRNAVRVLMSIEILLNAVNLNLMAFSNFLDSANIKGQVFTVFVITVAAAEAAVGLAIVLTIYRNRDTVDMEEFNLLKW; translated from the coding sequence ATGCAATTACAACTGGAGTATTTTTTGTTATTAGCGGCGGCTTTATTTTGCATTGGAATTTATGGATTAATTACCAGCCGAAATGCCGTGCGCGTGTTAATGTCCATTGAAATATTATTAAATGCAGTCAACTTGAATTTAATGGCATTTTCTAACTTTTTAGATTCTGCTAATATTAAAGGTCAAGTTTTTACTGTATTTGTAATTACGGTAGCTGCGGCTGAAGCTGCCGTCGGTTTAGCAATTGTTCTCACCATTTATCGTAACCGAGACACGGTTGATATGGAAGAATTTAATTTGTTAAAATGGTAA
- a CDS encoding NADH-quinone oxidoreductase subunit J translates to MNLAEGVQFVAFGLLSVMIIGTALGVVLLTNIVYSAFLLGGVFISIAGLYLLLNADFVAAAQVLIYVGSVNVLILFGIMLVNKRETFKELPLSWLRKGSTAVVCVGLFALLGTMVLSTSWSITPVVAPVESSIALIGQHFFTDFLLPFELASVFLLMAMVGAIILARRDYIPDVSSTQKTETPVLTLQERPREFVSIGSDRPQDH, encoded by the coding sequence GTGAATCTAGCAGAAGGGGTTCAATTTGTTGCATTTGGCTTATTATCCGTGATGATCATTGGAACAGCTTTAGGTGTGGTACTGCTGACCAATATCGTCTATTCTGCGTTTTTATTGGGTGGTGTATTTATTAGCATTGCCGGGTTATATCTTCTCCTGAATGCTGATTTTGTCGCCGCTGCACAAGTTCTAATTTATGTCGGTTCGGTGAATGTTCTCATCCTATTTGGGATTATGTTAGTCAACAAGAGGGAAACTTTCAAAGAACTTCCTCTAAGTTGGCTTCGTAAAGGCTCAACAGCCGTTGTTTGTGTGGGATTATTTGCCCTGTTAGGCACAATGGTCTTGTCTACGTCTTGGTCAATTACCCCAGTGGTTGCACCCGTTGAAAGTTCAATTGCTTTAATTGGACAACACTTTTTTACCGATTTCCTATTACCCTTTGAATTAGCTTCGGTGTTTCTGTTAATGGCAATGGTCGGAGCAATTATTCTCGCTCGTCGAGATTATATTCCTGATGTTTCATCTACCCAGAAAACTGAGACTCCGGTTTTAACTTTACAAGAACGTCCTCGTGAGTTTGTATCGATAGGAAGCGATCGCCCTCAAGATCATTAG
- the ndhI gene encoding NAD(P)H-quinone oxidoreductase subunit I produces the protein MKFLNQVTEYAKETFQAAKYIGQGLSVTFDHMRRRPITVQYPYEKLIPSERFRGRIHFEFDKCIACEVCVRVCPINLPVVDWSYNKESKKKQLKHYSIDFGVCIFCGNCVEYCPTNCLSMTEEYELAAYDRHELNYDNVALGRLPYKVTNDPMVTPLREFAYLPAGEFESHDLPETARRAGLRPESIIEQMEKKNDG, from the coding sequence CTGAAGTTTCTTAACCAAGTCACTGAGTACGCCAAAGAAACCTTTCAAGCTGCCAAATATATTGGTCAGGGGCTTTCTGTTACATTTGATCATATGCGTCGTCGTCCGATTACGGTTCAGTACCCCTACGAAAAGTTAATTCCTTCTGAACGGTTTCGGGGACGGATTCATTTTGAATTTGACAAATGTATTGCTTGCGAAGTTTGTGTTCGGGTCTGTCCGATCAATTTGCCTGTGGTGGATTGGAGCTATAACAAGGAAAGCAAGAAAAAACAGCTTAAACACTACAGTATTGATTTTGGGGTCTGTATTTTCTGTGGAAATTGTGTGGAATACTGTCCCACAAACTGCCTCTCCATGACGGAGGAGTATGAATTAGCAGCCTATGACCGTCATGAGTTGAACTATGATAACGTGGCTCTCGGACGTCTACCCTATAAGGTCACTAATGATCCTATGGTCACGCCGTTACGCGAATTTGCTTATTTACCGGCTGGGGAATTTGAGTCCCATGATCTGCCGGAAACGGCTCGTCGTGCTGGCTTGCGTCCAGAGTCCATTATTGAACAAATGGAAAAAAAGAATGACGGTTAA
- the nuoH gene encoding NADH-quinone oxidoreductase subunit NuoH: MNPGIDLQESFVEALTGLGLPSEIAKLFWLPLPMGLMLVAATVGVLGTVWLERKISAAAQQRIGPEYIGPMGTLAPLADGLKLLFKEDTVPTNSDPWLFTLGPIIVAIPVFLSYLIVPFGQNMVITDLGTAIFLWIALSSIQPIGLLMSGYASNNKYSLLGGLRAAAQSISYEIPLALAVLAVVMMSNSMSTLDIVNQQSGYGILGWNIWRQPVGFLIFWIAALAECERLPFDLPEAEEELVAGYQTEYSGMKFALYYLASYINLVLSSLMVAVLYLGGWDFPIPVDWVAHTLGLSETTPWLQVILAMLGITMTVLKAYLLVFTAILLRWTVPRVRIDQLLNLGWKFLLPVGLVNLLLTAALKLAFPVAFGG; the protein is encoded by the coding sequence ATGAACCCAGGAATTGACTTACAAGAAAGTTTTGTAGAAGCCCTAACAGGTCTGGGCTTACCGTCAGAGATTGCTAAATTGTTTTGGCTTCCTCTGCCCATGGGACTAATGCTTGTAGCTGCAACCGTTGGCGTTTTAGGAACGGTCTGGTTAGAACGGAAAATTTCTGCCGCAGCCCAACAACGCATTGGCCCGGAATATATCGGCCCGATGGGAACCTTAGCCCCTTTAGCAGATGGCTTGAAATTGCTGTTTAAAGAAGATACGGTTCCGACAAATTCTGACCCTTGGTTATTTACCTTGGGGCCGATTATTGTAGCAATTCCCGTGTTTTTGTCCTATTTAATTGTCCCTTTTGGACAAAACATGGTGATCACGGATTTAGGAACTGCAATTTTTCTCTGGATTGCTCTTTCGAGTATTCAACCCATTGGGTTGTTAATGTCGGGTTATGCCTCCAATAATAAATACTCTTTATTAGGAGGGTTACGAGCCGCAGCCCAATCCATTAGCTATGAAATTCCTCTGGCTTTAGCGGTTCTGGCTGTGGTGATGATGTCCAATAGTATGAGTACCTTGGATATTGTTAATCAACAGTCGGGCTATGGAATTTTAGGTTGGAATATTTGGCGTCAACCCGTTGGATTCTTGATCTTCTGGATTGCAGCTTTAGCGGAATGTGAACGTTTACCTTTCGATTTACCTGAAGCTGAAGAAGAACTGGTGGCGGGTTACCAGACTGAATATTCAGGGATGAAATTTGCTCTGTATTATTTAGCCTCCTACATCAATTTGGTACTCTCATCCCTGATGGTGGCGGTTTTATACCTGGGGGGTTGGGATTTTCCGATTCCTGTCGATTGGGTGGCTCATACGTTAGGGTTAAGTGAAACCACACCTTGGTTACAAGTGATTTTGGCGATGCTGGGCATCACCATGACGGTTTTAAAAGCTTATCTTTTGGTCTTTACGGCAATTTTACTGCGCTGGACAGTGCCTCGCGTTCGCATTGACCAACTGTTAAATCTGGGCTGGAAATTCTTATTACCGGTTGGTTTAGTCAATTTGCTGTTAACCGCAGCCCTGAAATTGGCGTTCCCCGTTGCTTTTGGTGGATAA
- a CDS encoding citrate synthase, with protein sequence MTAVSEFKPGLEGVPATLSSISYVDGQKGILEYRGISIQQLANYSTFLETSYLLIWGKLPTKDELEAFEHEIRYHRRIKYRIRDMMKCFPETGHPMDALQTSAAALGLFYSRRALDNPQYIREAVVRLLAKIPTMVAAFQLMRKGNDPVQPRDDLDYSANFLYMLSEREPDPLAAWVFDVCLTLHAEHTINASTFSAMVTASTLTDPYAVIASAVGTLAGPLHGGANEEVLVMLEEIGDVENVAPYVDNLIAKKSKIMGFGHRVYKVKDPRATILQQLAEKLFEKFGHDQYYEIALELEKVVADRLGGKGIYPNVDFYSGLVYRKLGIPADLFTPIFAIARVSGWLAHWKEQLTKNRIFRPTQIYTGSHNETYVPIHERNCAINLEESTL encoded by the coding sequence ATGACTGCTGTTAGTGAATTCAAACCCGGTCTTGAAGGCGTTCCAGCCACCTTGTCTAGCATTAGCTACGTTGATGGACAAAAAGGCATTCTGGAGTACCGAGGAATTAGTATTCAACAACTGGCGAACTATAGTACCTTTCTGGAAACCTCTTATTTGTTGATTTGGGGAAAACTTCCCACCAAAGATGAATTAGAAGCATTTGAGCATGAAATTCGCTATCATCGACGGATTAAATATCGGATTCGGGACATGATGAAATGTTTCCCGGAAACCGGTCATCCCATGGATGCTTTACAAACCTCAGCAGCAGCTTTAGGATTATTCTATTCTCGTCGGGCTTTAGATAATCCTCAATATATTCGGGAAGCGGTGGTGCGGTTACTCGCAAAAATTCCCACAATGGTGGCTGCATTTCAATTAATGCGGAAAGGAAATGATCCGGTACAACCCCGTGATGATTTAGATTATTCCGCTAATTTTCTGTATATGTTGAGTGAACGGGAACCTGACCCGTTAGCAGCATGGGTTTTTGATGTGTGTCTGACTCTTCATGCTGAACATACCATTAACGCTTCCACATTTTCCGCAATGGTGACCGCTTCTACCTTAACCGATCCCTATGCGGTGATTGCTTCCGCCGTCGGAACCTTAGCGGGGCCATTACATGGAGGGGCAAATGAGGAAGTTTTAGTCATGTTAGAAGAAATTGGTGATGTAGAAAATGTCGCCCCCTATGTAGACAATCTGATCGCTAAAAAATCTAAGATTATGGGATTCGGACATCGGGTTTATAAAGTTAAAGATCCCCGTGCTACGATTTTGCAACAACTGGCCGAAAAACTGTTTGAGAAGTTCGGCCATGACCAATATTATGAAATTGCGCTGGAATTAGAAAAAGTCGTTGCTGATCGCTTAGGCGGAAAAGGAATTTATCCTAACGTTGATTTCTATTCGGGTCTGGTTTATCGCAAGTTAGGGATTCCGGCTGATTTATTTACTCCAATTTTTGCGATCGCTCGTGTTTCGGGTTGGTTAGCCCACTGGAAAGAACAACTCACCAAAAACCGCATCTTCCGCCCGACTCAAATTTATACGGGTTCTCACAATGAAACCTACGTTCCTATCCATGAACGTAACTGTGCCATTAACCTAGAAGAATCAACGTTGTAA
- the sixA gene encoding phosphohistidine phosphatase SixA: MTDLYLIRHGIAAEHGTYQNDDERPLTQEGDRKTRKVASRLKALELEFGIILTSPLIRARQTAEILKAAGLSQQLEECATLAPDGNIHDWITEYKTWISTASKPLALVGHQPDLGNWAELLIWGQAKEALILKKAGIIGITLPPKGSPLANSQLFWLTPPKFLLG, translated from the coding sequence ATGACGGATTTATATTTAATTCGGCACGGAATTGCAGCAGAACACGGAACTTATCAAAATGATGACGAACGCCCATTAACCCAAGAAGGCGATCGCAAAACTCGAAAAGTTGCTAGTCGCCTCAAAGCGTTAGAATTAGAATTTGGTATAATCTTGACCAGTCCCTTGATTCGTGCTCGCCAAACCGCAGAAATTCTCAAAGCAGCAGGATTATCACAACAGTTAGAAGAATGTGCCACCTTAGCCCCTGATGGTAATATTCATGACTGGATCACGGAGTACAAGACTTGGATTTCAACAGCAAGTAAACCTTTAGCATTAGTCGGACATCAACCCGATTTAGGGAATTGGGCAGAATTATTGATTTGGGGACAGGCCAAAGAAGCCCTAATCCTTAAAAAAGCAGGCATTATTGGTATTACCCTCCCCCCGAAGGGTTCTCCTCTGGCAAACAGTCAACTTTTTTGGTTAACTCCCCCTAAATTTTTGCTGGGTTAA
- a CDS encoding HNH endonuclease, with translation MGNVLVLNASYEPLNITTWRRAVILLLKKKAEQVEHNGKFIFPDFPFPTVIRLRHYVRAPYKDIPLTRRNILHRDSHSCQYCGYTGDDLTLDHVIPRSRGGGDSWENLVSACVQCNVRKGSRTPKEAGMTLRIPPRKPYSSLYFEVTKHVKSGMNKEWQKYIIGL, from the coding sequence ATGGGTAATGTGTTAGTTTTGAATGCCTCCTATGAGCCACTCAATATCACGACTTGGCGACGGGCGGTTATTTTGTTGCTCAAAAAAAAAGCCGAACAGGTTGAGCATAATGGAAAATTTATTTTTCCCGATTTTCCATTTCCAACCGTGATCAGACTTCGCCATTATGTTCGGGCTCCTTATAAAGATATTCCACTAACCCGAAGAAATATATTGCACCGGGATAGTCATTCCTGTCAATACTGTGGATATACCGGAGATGATTTAACCCTAGATCATGTGATTCCGCGTTCTCGTGGAGGAGGAGATTCTTGGGAAAATCTGGTGTCTGCTTGTGTTCAGTGTAATGTCAGGAAGGGCAGTCGCACCCCAAAAGAGGCTGGGATGACCTTGCGGATACCGCCGCGAAAACCCTACAGCAGCCTTTATTTTGAAGTGACGAAGCACGTCAAAAGTGGCATGAACAAAGAGTGGCAAAAATATATAATTGGTCTTTAA
- the alr gene encoding alanine racemase, translated as MVSGKSISIANTTNQSLDSSLHNSEIEVGIRQRAWVEVDLEALGENVRQIKRLLSAQTHLMAVVKADAYGHGAVSVAKMVCQAGAEWLAVATLPEGIELREAGIKKPILVLGAIHTPAEVQAIAHWQLQPTLCTPQQALLFSETLSSFNQSLGVQIKIDTGMSRLGTPWQQGLEFFQLVQRLPNLELAGIYSHFATADSPDPTIMRQQHYRFENVVNEIREHWQSDTDLKFPVLHIANSAATLADANLHYDMVRIGLSLYGLYPAPHLESVVALKPAMQIKARVTQVKTIEAGTGVSYGYQFIAKKQTRIAVVGIGYADGIPRNLSNKIKVLIRGQWVTQIGTITMDQIMLDVSDIPDLQVGEVVTLLGRDGDYSISADDWANTLGTISWEILCGFKHRLPRVNIK; from the coding sequence ATGGTGAGCGGAAAATCGATTTCGATTGCAAACACAACGAATCAATCCCTCGATTCATCGTTGCATAATTCCGAGATAGAAGTTGGAATTCGTCAACGGGCGTGGGTTGAAGTAGATTTAGAGGCACTGGGGGAAAATGTTCGCCAAATTAAACGGTTATTATCTGCCCAAACCCATTTAATGGCCGTTGTGAAAGCGGATGCCTATGGACATGGGGCAGTTTCGGTGGCGAAAATGGTTTGTCAGGCAGGTGCGGAATGGTTAGCCGTGGCGACCCTGCCAGAGGGCATAGAATTACGAGAAGCCGGAATTAAGAAACCGATTTTAGTGTTGGGGGCCATACATACCCCCGCAGAAGTACAAGCCATCGCCCATTGGCAACTACAGCCTACATTATGCACTCCCCAACAGGCGTTATTATTCTCAGAAACCTTAAGTTCATTCAATCAATCTTTAGGGGTTCAAATTAAGATTGATACGGGAATGTCGCGGTTAGGAACCCCTTGGCAACAAGGGTTAGAGTTTTTCCAATTAGTCCAACGATTACCAAATTTAGAATTAGCCGGAATTTATTCCCATTTTGCCACAGCAGATAGCCCTGACCCAACTATAATGCGACAACAACATTATCGGTTTGAAAATGTTGTTAATGAAATTCGAGAGCATTGGCAATCTGACACTGATTTGAAATTTCCGGTATTACATATTGCTAATTCCGCAGCGACCTTAGCAGATGCGAATTTACATTATGATATGGTACGGATTGGATTAAGTCTTTATGGTCTTTATCCGGCTCCCCATTTAGAATCCGTTGTTGCTTTAAAACCTGCGATGCAAATTAAAGCACGGGTAACACAGGTTAAAACTATTGAAGCCGGAACAGGGGTGAGTTATGGCTATCAATTTATTGCGAAAAAACAAACCCGTATTGCCGTTGTTGGCATCGGTTATGCCGATGGGATTCCTCGAAATCTATCTAATAAAATCAAAGTATTAATTCGGGGTCAATGGGTGACTCAAATTGGAACAATTACAATGGATCAAATCATGTTAGATGTCAGTGATATTCCTGATTTACAAGTGGGGGAAGTGGTAACATTATTAGGTCGAGATGGAGATTATTCGATTTCGGCTGACGATTGGGCTAATACATTGGGAACCATTTCTTGGGAAATTCTCTGTGGTTTTAAACATCGACTTCCTAGGGTTAATATAAAATAA
- a CDS encoding TetR/AcrR family transcriptional regulator translates to MPKETYIPCLLQLFRQYGYDGATLSKISEATELGKASLYHHFPGGKEEMVKAVLDYLEQWSRENLLSTLQGEGDTVSRLRRMCDRLNELYQGGQQPCVFVILLSGSARDVFHAQVKGLFVSWIDAIAQVFLETGMDEVLAQQKAEDAAIMIQGALILSQGLDDPSPFQRVIQQLPQQLCI, encoded by the coding sequence ATGCCCAAAGAAACCTATATTCCCTGCCTTCTGCAACTGTTTCGGCAGTATGGCTATGATGGAGCTACCCTATCCAAAATTTCAGAAGCCACAGAATTAGGGAAAGCCAGCCTGTATCATCACTTTCCCGGCGGGAAGGAGGAGATGGTGAAGGCGGTGCTGGATTATTTAGAACAATGGTCAAGGGAGAATCTATTGTCCACTTTGCAAGGGGAGGGGGATACAGTGTCTCGACTCAGAAGAATGTGCGATCGCCTGAATGAACTGTATCAAGGGGGACAACAACCCTGTGTCTTTGTTATTTTGTTATCAGGTTCAGCCAGAGATGTTTTTCATGCTCAAGTTAAAGGGTTATTTGTGTCTTGGATTGATGCGATCGCTCAAGTATTCCTAGAAACTGGAATGGATGAAGTATTAGCCCAACAAAAGGCAGAAGATGCAGCAATTATGATTCAAGGGGCATTAATTTTATCCCAAGGTTTAGATGATCCGTCCCCTTTTCAACGAGTGATTCAACAATTACCTCAACAACTTTGTATTTAA